The following are encoded together in the Vicia villosa cultivar HV-30 ecotype Madison, WI unplaced genomic scaffold, Vvil1.0 ctg.000089F_1_1, whole genome shotgun sequence genome:
- the LOC131623894 gene encoding protein MAIN-LIKE 1-like codes for MDTQKFYNHGKKIVDVVQPDEVWFQDVLSASWLKDLYQVGFHTIHNGMLMAFAKRWHPETSSFHLPHGEVNITLEDVACLLHIPIRGTLLSHGRLKKEEAREMLIKELGADPEDVLQELERTHGAHVMFHFLA; via the coding sequence ATGGATACCCAGAAGTTCTACAACCATGGGAAGAAGATTGTCGATGTAGTGCAGCCTGACGAGGTGTGGTTCCAGGATGTCCTCTCAGCTTCTTGGCTGAAGGACCTCTATCAGGTCGGGTTCCACACGATACATAATGGGATGTTGATGGCCTTTGCAAAGAGGTGGCATCCCGAGACTTCGTCATTCCATCTTCCTCATGGTGAGGTTAACATCACTCTTGAGGACGTCGCATGTCTCCTGCATATACCTATTAGGGGTACCCTCCTTAGTCACGGTAGACTGAAGAAGGAGGAAGCGAGGGAGATGCTGATTAAGGAGCTCGGGGCTGATCCCGAGGACGTGCTTCAGGAGTTGGAGAGGACCCATGGGGCGCATGTTATGTTTCATTTCTTGGCATGA